The genomic region GGACCAATTAATGTTGATGTAAAGATGCACGATCTGATTCGTGACATGGCTTTGTGGATTGCTGGTGAATCTGAGAATGAGAAGTTTTTTGCAAAATCAGGTGTTCAGTTAAAGGAACAACCAAAAGCTAAAAAGTGGGAAGAGGTAACAAGAATGTCGCTGATGgagaatcaaattgaaaatctaACTGAGATATTGGAATGTCCCAATCTCCAAACTTTGTTTCTTGGCAGGAATGATTTGAAGGTAATCATGGgtgatttctttaatttcatgCCGATGCTAAGGGTTCTGGATTTGTCCCTTAATAAGAAGTTGGAAGAATTGCCAGTAGGAATTGCAAAGTTGGTTTCACTAGAACATCTCAATTTGTCATGGACAGGAATAAAAAAGTTGCCAGTCGAATTGAAGACCCTAGCAAAGCTGAAGTATTTGAATCTGGAGTGGACAGCGGATCTAAAAATGATCCCACAACAATTGATATCCAGTTTCTCCAAGTTGCAAGTACTGAAAATGGAGGGATGTGGCTATGGATGTTTATTGGTTTTAGAGGAAATAgagcatttaaaatatttgaatgtgTTGACTCTTACTTTTAGATGCGTTTCGGAGTTGGAAAAAGCTTCGAGGTTCAACAAGTTCTTTAGCTGTGCCATTGAAGCTGTAAACCTTGAAGATTTCAGAGATTCAAGATCATTGAATATTATGGCTTTAGCAAAACTGCAGCATCTATGTGTTTTAAGCCTCTCGAGTTGTATGGACCTAGAGGAAGTGAAGATCGAACGTAACATAATTGAAGGTGCAGGATGCTTCCATAGTCTTCGATCTGTAACCCTATCTGGATGCAATCATTTGAGGGCTGTGAGTTAGAAGAAATCATCAGTGAAGAAAAACTTGGTGAAGGCGCTGAGctaaaaggaaatttaaacttattttcagCTCAAGGCTTTGTTTCTACGAAATCTGCCCAAACTAAAGACTATATATTGCCATGCTCTGCCTTTCCCACAGCTGAAGGAAGTATACATTATAGGATGCCCAATGTTAAAGAAGCTCCCACTAAACTCCAATAATGCAAAAGGACAGAGGCTCATCATTGAAGGAGAGGAGGGATGGTGGAAAGATGTAGAATGGGAGGATGAATCCACTAAAATTGCTTTTCTCCCTTTCTTCAAACCTCGATAATCTACGAAATGCTAGATATTAATTAAAGCTTAAAGCCCCTGTTGTATCATAGCATATCTCACTGTAAGTTCTATTTTGCTTATCCCTGAATTACAAGtagtttgattttttgttttacaCTATGACGTTTTCctttatataaaatgaaatatttgaatttgagaatGTATTACGAAGTATAACTCTCAACACATcacatcattttcttttaattctataattaaaaattttgataattatagtaaaattaaaattttcctattctatatatttaaaatgagataatttttCTTATAGGAGAGTATACTgtaaatatgttaattataaatttgtaattttaaaagagaaaaattaagtttaaatataattgagTTTCATTCAAAATAGATGTAATCATAAGAAGAAGTGTTTCATAAGcataatatcaataaataaaaacttatcaTGTAAGATTAGATActaaatattgataattatattgagtgacaaaatataaatgctacaatatttcaatatttgtatattaaaattcattaataaaattactaacattttaaaatttttatgattatagAATGCTAccacaaaattttaacatataatttttctttatgatGTTTCTGTAAAgataattggttatatgattaaattaggtattacaaatttaaaaatattaaaaaaaagaattgggGAATCGTGTATGTAAACCCCACTCTTAATTTCATCCcattaaaaagtttttattataattaattaagttttaattcaattaacacCTGACTTAAACATGTATTAACCTTAGATTCacagattatttttaaaaaattattattcatatcTAATATTTGAATGTagccttttttttcttgaaatataaaaagcgcggttaaaatttttgaatatattttaaatatatatagtaaacGGTTAAGCGTTtagttcaaaagaaaaaaaagtaaaaaaaaggaatttgaTTCTGatctttagtttctttatttgCTGAATATATAGTTCTAATGTGTTGTAATTTTGTTCGCAGATGAAAGAGATGATCTTTCTAGTATCGATTCTGCTAAATGCAAGTCGATTGTTAATGACTTAGAGAGCTGACATCAATTCGGTACTGTCCTCTGCATTTTCTAGTATCTTTACGATATCTAGTTCGCCGAATCTTGGTTTTTAGTTTTCCTCTGTTTTTTCattgatttgtaaaatttccAGTTCTTAAACCTAGAGAACAAATTGCTGATGCTGAGGCCCTTTTGGACATCACAAACACATTGCTTACCTCTGTCAAAGCAACAAACGGCGATAGGATTACGATATCGGATTTTGTCGACTCTCTTGTTAGAGACTTTGCGAAACAAAGCAGTAGACCGGACGGCAGAACCTTGATAGATTGGAAGAAGATTGGGATCGATGCTTGTAATTCAGGGATACATAAGTGTCATACATAGATGCTTTAGAAATAAACAGGAGCTGAAAAAACATGGGTTTTCCTTGTCTTTTACTAGGTCATAGGGAAAGTTTATATGTAACCATTCAGTCTTTTGGGACAAACGTGTACATAAGGGTCACGTGTATATCATGTTAAGCACACGTGTCCATAATCTTGTACATTTGGTTAACATGTGTCCATACTCTTGTATCATTTGGTAAGGTGAGATCTTCGTGCATGGTGATTGACCTAGTTAGAGCTTCCAAGCATAATGGCGACGACAACAAAGTGTAATACATAAAAACACAacctttttagtttttacattCATCTCATATAGTTCATTTCTTTTGGTCAAAATTATTGTAGGTTGATGATACGGATATAAAGAAGAAGACAAATGCAGATATCAATATGGCAACCATGTTTGACATTCTAAGGAAACACAGAATCGTGAGGCTCGAACAGTTGGTACTAAACAGGAACTCTTTTGCACAAACAGTGGAAATCATATTTGCATTATCATTTCTAGTCAAAGATGGTCGTGCTGATATTAAACTGGATGAAAAAGGCATTCATTTAGTCTTTAAGATActtctaaaatttcaacttatAGTCCCATTCCAAAgctttttgtttattattcaattttaagaaTCTAACTATTTCTATTCTATTAGCACCAAAGAATGCTCAATAGCATCAAAAGAAGTTGTTTACAATCACTTTGTTTTCAGATTTGACTTTAAGGATTGGAAGGTacttttgggagtaaaattatTATGGATGGTCGTACTAGGAGTCGAATTGTATTTTGCTTTTTTTACTTGGAAAATGACAAATTAGCTCCTTTACTTCAGATAAAAAAGTAAACTagtctttctgttaaaaattttatctatttctatgTTAAAAACTAGTCTATGTACATTCGTAGCATTGCCAGAAAGAACTTATTTGCTCTTTGATTCAACATATAGGAattgatttgttcttttttttttcagtaaagaggtaaaatgcaatctgactcctagtatATGAGCCTCGATTACTTTTACCTACTTttggatttatatattttagctttaacttattcatttttgtttggttGTGTTTCTTTTGTGCATTTCCACAGCTGATGAAAGACTATATTGAGGTTGGCCATGAACTGATGCCCCATAGGGATTAAAGTTGAAAGCATTACAGCAATTTTGACTTGCATATATGTAACTCTTCTTCTACAAATCTTGAAGCAAAAGGTATTTAGAAACACAAATCTGAAAGCTAACTAGGATTCATGATTTTAATGGCATAGGTTGTTGgtgttgtttttgtttaattgtaTGGCTTACAATTGGGGCGTAATTGGTTTAGTTCATAGGATAATCGTTGTCGATGCCAAGGCTTCTATAATATTCCCTGGCTTTTGTTGTTTGCTCTTTTGCAGCTTTCTTTTAAGAAAGTTTAGTAATCTCTGGTATACTTTTGATgaaaaaaagtatgtaaaagttatgtttataaaaaaaaaaatttatgttaaagaAATCgagttttgattaaaattatattgtttaaattgaaaCTGATTGTTTGGACTAAGAATCAGTCGTGATATTAGTATGGAGAAAAGGACTAGATTACTTGATTTACGGACTGTTTAAAACTGATTAAATTAGACTACAAAACTAATTGAAGcaattaaaatggtaatttaaacaatatatatatatatattaataaacggattaaaatttcaaattaaataaaatacaataactaaattctataaatttatagaGATTAGAAAGGGCTAAAATTCGGTCATACCTTATTTTGTTAGCAACAGTGTTTATCTTTGTACATAGCTAAAAGTATTTTAACAGCCGATTAGATAATAAGCACCGGTGGTGTAGTGATAGAATACAGACTTGCTGGGTTCGATTCCTAGCTGGTGCAATTTCcttctaatatttttagtttctctattttttgaattgatcaattttagcATCTAAACTGTAGTAGTTAAatctatttggataaatttaattgttagtCTTGTGCTGTACTTACAATTCTAGAATTGATAAGTATTCTCTAATTGGATTATTctaaatcctatatatttttgaaattctaGTGTTGacgcaaataataataattaatccattaactatatttttagtgagtaatatttGTGGATAACAAGTTGACATGACATTATACATAGGATAATATATTCGTGCATCATATTTTTGGAAGCAATAGAATTTAATAATTGTCGTTTGgtaaagattgaaattttaaaatttaaaagtactaGAATTAAAGATGACCAAATTAatatatagggattaaattcaTAACTTTCACAAATTATAGGgattaatagcaaaatttaacgaataaaaattttcacatcTTTAAATTCAATAGATTGcatgaataaaaataagtatgGTTCTTGATCCAACCCAAAACGAGtgtcaattattttttttggagGAGTTATAGAATTCAAATTTAAGGGCTACATTTAAGTATATTTggaaatagttttatttttgaatttaaaatttgggtgcagctattaatattgttaaaattttcatgttaaatttattgactttacattctaatttaattcaaaagacgaaagaagaagaagcaatgtaataaacctaaatttaattaagaattttaatggtgttgagaattttaaatttggggaCGATTGTAAAATCACGCCAACAAcgattcaaatttaaaatcttttgaatccaaaatgattcaaaaagtttaaaatcaaaatgaacTCAACCAAAACCAATCAGGTTAGTTGAACccttttatttaagttaatcaATGGTTAATTCTTGAACTTGAtaacttttctcaatttagtctctgaattttttttggtcCACATTAGTACTTGAACTTAGCAATGTGCTTTGGTCTGTGTGATGACTTAGCATTTTGAGATTATATCACATtatcacttaaaattttttaaaaattataatttttaggtgATGATATAACACAATATCAAATTATCAAGTCATCACATGATCAAAATTGGGTAAATTTGTCAATGACTAATgctgcaaaaaaaattaaaactaaattaaaaaaaatcaaatttagggACTAAGTGTTACCTTACTAATTTTCTAGTGATAGAGACGAATTGGACCGGTCCAACTcgtaatttagttttttttccccTCCAACCCCCTCTACTTAATTCAAGTTGAAAATTGAGTTGCGTGTCTCTAGCTGATCCCCGAGGTTAATTACAATTGAATGACGCAATGGGGTAACAACAATCCATGCTCACCTTGGTTGGCGGCTTGAAAGAGTAAGATTATGCCACCAGTATCTGTATAAGCGTCGAGACTTGATATTCCATGTCTTGCTTAGATTTTCTTATATGCTGCACCTTTAATGATTCCCATGTATTCGATGGATTATCTGTTTCATTTTCAGTTCTTTGTATAAGGGGCACCATTGGGCCTTTGTGGATTGCTGCAAATGTTATTAAGCAAAGCAAGGGGCATTGAGGAGCTACATCACATTCAAAGCAATAATATTGGGTTTTTATGAGGTACACCCCtactttatttgtttgcttatttcTCTCATTGGGGTTTTGGCTTGTGAAGAGATATCTCAATACAACCTTGTTCAAGATGTAGTTAATGCTGTTCTCAGTGCAGCTTTTCAAGGGATATAGCTAG from Gossypium raimondii isolate GPD5lz chromosome 1, ASM2569854v1, whole genome shotgun sequence harbors:
- the LOC128040416 gene encoding probable disease resistance protein At1g15890 isoform X1, producing MQPNMDNNIRVECLPPGEAFNLFEEKVGSETFRMHPDICKLAEAVVEECAGLPLALITIGRAHGIQEDPSRMGICYRSFKAISSFCVAREDYSIVKDELVDCWIGGGLLDEHTNLNNARNQGHFIIGSLIDACLLGKGPINVDVKMHDLIRDMALWIAGESENEKFFAKSGVQLKEQPKAKKWEEVTRMSLMENQIENLTEILECPNLQTLFLGRNDLKVIMGDFFNFMPMLRVLDLSLNKKLEELPVGIAKLVSLEHLNLSWTGIKKLPVELKTLAKLKYLNLEWTADLKMIPQQLISSFSKLQVLKMEGCGYGCLLVLEEIEHLKYLNVLTLTFRCVSELEKASRFNKFFSCAIEAVNLEDFRDSRSLNIMALAKLQHLCVLSLSSCMDLEEVKIERNIIEGAGCFHSLRSVTLSGCNHLRAVS
- the LOC128040416 gene encoding probable disease resistance protein At1g15890 isoform X2, giving the protein MQPNMDNNIRVECLPPGEAFNLFEEKVGSETFRMHPDICKLAEAVVEECAGLPLALITIGRAHGIQEDPSRMGICYRSFKAISSFCVARDYSIVKDELVDCWIGGGLLDEHTNLNNARNQGHFIIGSLIDACLLGKGPINVDVKMHDLIRDMALWIAGESENEKFFAKSGVQLKEQPKAKKWEEVTRMSLMENQIENLTEILECPNLQTLFLGRNDLKVIMGDFFNFMPMLRVLDLSLNKKLEELPVGIAKLVSLEHLNLSWTGIKKLPVELKTLAKLKYLNLEWTADLKMIPQQLISSFSKLQVLKMEGCGYGCLLVLEEIEHLKYLNVLTLTFRCVSELEKASRFNKFFSCAIEAVNLEDFRDSRSLNIMALAKLQHLCVLSLSSCMDLEEVKIERNIIEGAGCFHSLRSVTLSGCNHLRAVS